Proteins found in one Fibrobacter sp. genomic segment:
- a CDS encoding protein kinase — translation MEKLIGEVVGGCRIEELIGKGGMGVVYRAHHLALDIPVAVKILQPTLSLVNDKERFLREARTTARLRNPYIVGVLNVGCEKGLHFIVMEYVEGKNLLDIITKRKKIPVSEAVEIAAQVLEALDAAFKQGIVHRDIKPENIIVDKEGKVRLTDLGLARVCGDISLTQTSVSLGSPYYIAPEQAENPRNTDHRADLYSLGCTIFHMISGSPPYCGESFVEVILDHIRKPVPSLQRFERSVNLSLSEFVKKMMAKSPEKRYGTPAEALAALREAVSEKTAGCRGEKENAKKKNFRYLQTFAKMAIFMLVAAALFLLYRNGHLLNAGKFLLNIKKGLIRETPQTLEDSLQFINSQNLPLDQFRTNQINSLHKAVISGSVEDVRFLLESGADPNAADSQENSPLHYALKRGNLMIIRLLIGQGAKLNQRDRFDIDASNDGVDTGSDIDAQ, via the coding sequence ATGGAAAAATTGATCGGTGAGGTTGTGGGTGGCTGCCGCATAGAGGAGCTGATAGGAAAAGGTGGGATGGGTGTTGTCTACAGAGCGCATCATCTGGCCCTCGATATTCCTGTAGCGGTAAAGATCTTGCAGCCGACCCTGTCACTGGTTAACGATAAAGAAAGATTCCTTCGGGAAGCCCGGACCACTGCCCGTCTGAGAAACCCCTATATTGTCGGTGTGTTGAATGTAGGATGCGAGAAAGGTCTGCATTTTATAGTCATGGAGTATGTAGAGGGCAAAAATCTTCTGGATATAATCACAAAACGAAAAAAGATCCCGGTTTCTGAGGCTGTTGAGATTGCTGCTCAGGTTCTTGAGGCTCTGGATGCGGCTTTCAAACAGGGGATAGTTCATCGGGATATCAAACCGGAAAACATTATCGTTGACAAAGAGGGAAAGGTGCGTCTGACCGATCTGGGGCTGGCGAGGGTTTGTGGAGATATCTCCCTTACACAAACATCGGTATCTCTTGGAAGTCCCTATTACATCGCGCCTGAGCAGGCCGAAAACCCCAGAAATACCGACCACAGAGCGGATCTCTATTCTCTTGGCTGCACAATTTTTCACATGATTTCAGGATCTCCGCCCTACTGTGGTGAATCCTTTGTGGAAGTTATTCTCGATCATATCCGTAAACCAGTTCCTTCGCTTCAGAGGTTTGAACGGAGTGTCAATCTTTCTCTTTCAGAGTTTGTTAAAAAAATGATGGCAAAGAGCCCGGAGAAACGTTATGGAACTCCTGCGGAAGCACTTGCAGCACTGAGGGAAGCGGTAAGTGAAAAAACTGCAGGCTGCAGGGGAGAAAAGGAAAACGCAAAAAAGAAAAATTTCCGCTATCTGCAGACCTTTGCTAAAATGGCGATTTTTATGCTCGTTGCTGCGGCACTTTTTTTACTGTACCGGAATGGACATCTCCTGAACGCGGGTAAATTTCTCTTGAATATCAAAAAAGGATTGATACGGGAAACTCCGCAAACCCTGGAGGACAGTCTGCAGTTTATTAATAGTCAAAACTTGCCTTTAGATCAATTCCGGACAAATCAGATTAATTCTTTACACAAGGCAGTGATATCCGGAAGTGTTGAGGATGTCAGGTTTCTGCTTGAGTCCGGGGCGGATCCCAACGCCGCTGATTCTCAGGAGAATTCACCTCTTCATTATGCCTTGAAAAGAGGAAATTTGATGATAATAAGGCTGCTTATCGGGCAAGGCGCCAAACTCAATCAACGCGACAGATTCGACATCGATGCGAGCAACGATGGTGTCGATACTGGTTCCGATATTGATGCCCAATAA
- a CDS encoding dihydroorotase: protein MLRKPNGATIIPPDNSVIPAPLLIKDGRVIDPANGIDRVMNVIVRNGKINSLTTEMPSNLTGTSIIDAKGKWVVPGLTDMHVHLREPGREDKETIATGTQAAAAGGFTSVACMPNTTPALDEESKIRYVIQRAEHCPCRIYPVGAITRGLEGEELAPIGEMVKAGARGVTDDGKSVAKSNLMRNALNYSKSFNIPVLCHCEDTALSQKGHMNEGIVSTRLGMRGIPTISEEIVVARDILLAEYTGARIHIMHVSTAGSVRLIRDAKKRGVRVTAETCPHYIALTDEDVGLYCTNKKMNPPLRTALDRDAVIEGLVDGTIDVIASDHAPHVPEEKDVEFDAASFGVIGLETSVGVVINYLVAKDILKPSVMVEKMSLNPNRILGTAGGTLSVGALADVTIIDPDEQWTVDPRCFFSKSHNTAFEGFSLRGCAVYTILGGRVVFRKNSLTDKLKAG from the coding sequence ATGCTTAGAAAACCAAACGGCGCGACTATTATCCCGCCTGATAATTCAGTAATTCCTGCACCTTTACTCATAAAAGACGGAAGAGTCATCGACCCTGCCAACGGCATTGACAGAGTGATGAATGTTATCGTTCGTAACGGTAAGATCAACTCTTTGACAACAGAAATGCCCTCGAATCTGACCGGTACATCTATAATCGACGCAAAAGGAAAATGGGTGGTACCCGGGCTGACAGACATGCATGTTCACCTGAGGGAGCCGGGTCGGGAGGACAAGGAGACTATTGCCACAGGTACCCAGGCAGCCGCTGCCGGAGGCTTTACATCTGTAGCCTGCATGCCCAATACCACACCTGCTCTGGATGAGGAGTCCAAGATCAGGTATGTGATTCAGCGGGCAGAGCATTGCCCATGCAGGATCTATCCTGTTGGTGCGATCACAAGGGGCCTGGAGGGGGAGGAACTGGCTCCTATCGGCGAGATGGTAAAGGCTGGAGCCAGGGGAGTGACCGATGACGGGAAATCGGTGGCTAAGTCCAATCTCATGCGGAATGCTCTGAACTACTCTAAATCCTTCAATATCCCGGTGCTTTGTCATTGTGAGGACACCGCGTTGAGCCAGAAGGGCCACATGAATGAGGGGATAGTTTCCACGCGTCTGGGTATGAGAGGTATTCCTACCATCTCAGAGGAGATTGTGGTTGCAAGGGATATTCTGCTTGCAGAATATACAGGCGCCCGGATTCATATAATGCATGTGTCTACTGCAGGGTCTGTGCGGCTTATCCGTGACGCAAAAAAGCGCGGCGTGAGGGTGACTGCGGAAACATGTCCTCATTATATTGCTTTGACAGATGAGGATGTCGGGCTCTATTGTACCAATAAGAAAATGAATCCCCCTCTTCGTACTGCTCTTGACCGTGATGCTGTAATAGAGGGACTTGTTGATGGTACTATCGATGTTATTGCTAGTGATCACGCTCCCCATGTGCCTGAGGAGAAGGATGTTGAGTTTGATGCCGCATCATTTGGGGTGATAGGCCTTGAGACATCGGTGGGTGTAGTGATCAACTACCTGGTGGCAAAAGATATTCTGAAGCCGTCCGTGATGGTTGAGAAGATGAGCCTTAACCCTAACCGGATTCTGGGAACTGCAGGAGGGACACTTTCGGTGGGTGCTCTGGCAGACGTCACCATAATCGATCCGGATGAGCAGTGGACTGTTGATCCCAGATGTTTCTTTTCCAAATCACACAACACTGCTTTTGAGGGTTTCTCTCTGCGCGGTTGTGCTGTCTACACTATTCTTGGTGGAAGAGTAGTTTTCCGGAAAAACAGTCTGACTGACAAATTAAAGGCTGGTTAA